A window from Salvia miltiorrhiza cultivar Shanhuang (shh) chromosome 2, IMPLAD_Smil_shh, whole genome shotgun sequence encodes these proteins:
- the LOC131010769 gene encoding cytochrome P450 81Q32-like, with translation MFIFLCCVFTCICIFLIPKHFNPRKRRKPPPGPAALPICGHLHLLKPAAHRALHALSKKHGAVMQLYFGRLPVVVVSSPSAAEECLARNDAVFANRPDSAASRILGYNNTTIGFAPYGDHWRNLRRLTATQIFSFASLQQTSAVRGGEIRFMVGKMLQGFDDQEWRKVEMKSLFFELVYNVAMVVIAGKRGPVMDDIFGPSKILDVCDYIPLLRWIDLLGIQRKMEALNRKRDRFLQGLIDEVRCRTQDSVSVEAKGSYIEALLSLQQSQPEYYTDEIVKGLILPMLTAGTHTVALTMEWAMSLLLNHPDELEKARREIDEQVAPGKQLQDLDLQNLPYLRCIINETMRLYPVGPLLVPHCSSQDCNVGGFHIPAGTVLLVNAWAIQRDPDVWENADKFSPERFKEGCDGFGFVPFGAGRRACPGAAMAMRLMGLALATLIQCFHWEREASEFVDMEHGSGLTLSKAKPLQALCRPRSSIMSFSSHFSDLYY, from the exons atgttcaTTTTCTTATGCTGCGTGTTTACGTGCATTTGCATTTTCTTGATTCCAAAGCATTTCAACCCACGCAAGCGCAGGAAACCGCCGCCAGGCCCCGCGGCGCTGCCGATATGCGGCCACCTCCACCTCCTCAAACCGGCGGCGCACCGCGCTCTGCATGCTCTCTCCAAGAAGCACGGCGCCGTGATGCAGCTCTACTTCGGCCGGCTCCCCGTCGTCGTCGTCTCCTCCCCCTCCGCAGCCGAGGAGTGCCTCGCCAGAAACGATGCCGTCTTCGCCAACCGGCCCGATTCCGCCGCCAGCAGAATCCTCGGATACAACAACACCACCATCGGATTCGCTCCTTATGGTGATCACTGGAGGAATCTCCGCCGCCTCACCGCCACCCAAATCTTCTCCTTCGCCAGCCTCCAGCAGACATCAGCGGTGCGTGGCGGAGAAATCCGGTTCATGGTTGGGAAAATGTTGCAGGGATTTGATGATCAAGAATGGAGGAAAGTGGAAATGAAGAGCCTCTTCTTTGAATTGGTGTACAATGTAGCTATGGTGGTGATCGCCGGGAAGCGGGGGCCCGTGATGGACGACATTTTCGGGCCGAGCAAGATTCTTGATGTCTGTGATTATATTCCGTTATTGAGATGGATTGATTTGTTGGGAATTCAGAGGAAGATGGAAGCTTTGAATAGGAAAAGGGATAGATTTTTACAGGGGTTGATCGATGAAGTTCGTTGCAGGACTCAAGATTCTGTTTCTGTTGAAGCTAAAGGGAGTTATATTGAAGCATTGTTGTCGTTGCAGCAATCCCAACCAGAATACTACACTGATGAAATCGTCAAGGGACTCATTCTG CCAATGTTGACTGCTGGAACACACACCGTAGCTCTAACGATGGAGTGGGCGATGTCGCTGCTGCTGAACCACCCGGACGAGTTGGAGAAGGCGAGGAGGGAGATAGACGAGCAGGTGGCGCCCGGGAAGCAGCTCCAGGATTTGGACCTTCAAAATCTGCCCTACCTGCGCTGCATAATCAATGAGACGATGAGGCTGTACCCTGTGGGCCCGCTCCTCGTCCCACATTGTTCGTCACAAGATTGCAACGTGGGAGGGTTCCACATTCCCGCAGGGACAGTCTTGTTAGTGAACGCGTGGGCTATCCAGAGGGACCCCGATGTGTGGGAAAATGCAGACAAGTTTAGCCCTGAGAGGTTCAAAGAGGGGTGCGACGGCTTTGGATTCGTCCCGTTTGGGGCGGGGAGAAGGGCGTGCCCCGGTGCCGCGATGGCTATGAGGCTCATGGGCTTGGCATTGGCCACTTTGATACAATGCTTCCACTGGGAAAGGGAAGCCTCTGAATTTGTCGATATGGAACATGGTTCAGGCCTAACTTTGTCCAAGGCTAAGCCCCTCCAGGCCTTGTGTCGACCGCGTTCATCTATTATGTCTTTCTCATCTCACTTTTCAGATCTTTACTACTAA
- the LOC131009823 gene encoding transcription factor TGA4-like, producing MPQLQPLTDQQTADVDNLKHSCMQAKDALSQGMEKLQQTLAQSVTFLPPGAGNYCSQTAFALENLESLESFINQADHLRQQTLQHMSCILTTRQAATL from the exons ATGCCTCAGCTGCAGCCACTCACCGACCAGCAAACCGCCGATGTTGATAACTTGAAGCACTCGTGTATGCAGGCTAAGGACGCCCTGTCGCAAGGGATGGAGAAGCTCCAGCAGACCCTCGCGCAGAGCGTCACCTTCCTGCCTCCGGGAGCAGGAAACTACTGCTCCCAGACCGCCTTTGCCCTCGAGAACTTGGAGTCTCTCGAGAGCTTCATAAACCAG GCGGATCATCTGCGACAGCAAACTCTACAGCACATGTCGTGTATATTAACTACGCGACAAGCAGCCACCCTCTGA